The Pantoea phytobeneficialis genome has a segment encoding these proteins:
- the rplY gene encoding 50S ribosomal protein L25, producing the protein MFTINAEARKEQGKGASRRLRHANKFPAIVYGGTEAPVSIELDHDAIMNMQAKEGFYSEVLTIVVDGKETKVKVQAVQRHPFKPKLHHIDFVRA; encoded by the coding sequence ATGTTCACTATCAACGCAGAAGCACGTAAAGAGCAGGGTAAGGGTGCGAGCCGCCGCCTGCGCCACGCTAACAAGTTCCCGGCCATCGTTTATGGCGGAACTGAAGCACCGGTTTCTATCGAACTGGATCACGATGCAATCATGAACATGCAGGCTAAAGAAGGTTTTTACTCTGAAGTTCTGACCATCGTTGTTGACGGTAAAGAAACCAAGGTTAAAGTTCAGGCTGTACAGCGTCACCCGTTCAAGCCGAAACTGCACCACATCGACTTCGTTCGCGCTTAA
- a CDS encoding DEAD/DEAH box helicase, producing MSFTLRPYQQEAVNATIAHFRQHASPAVIVLPTGAGKSLVIAELARLARGRVLVLAHVKELVEQNHSKYQAYGLEADIFAAGLQRKQSERKVVFGSVQSVARNLDRFDSAFSLVIVDECHRISDQSESQYQQLFNHLRQHNPQLRLLGLTATPFRLGKGWIYQFHYHGMVRGDNHALFRDCIYELPLRYMIKHGFLVPPERLDMPVVQYDFSRLIPQNNGLFSEADLNRELKQQQRVTPHIIQQIVEFAEDRRGVMIFAATVEHAREVLTLLPEDSALVSAETAVKERDRLINAFKAQQLKYLVNVAVLTTGFDAPHVDLIAILRPTESVSLYQQIVGRGLRLAPGKTDCLILDYAGNPHDLFTPEVGAPKGASDNQPVQVFCPACGFANTFWGKATADGHVIEHFGRRCQGVLEDDDGAREQCDYRFRFKSCPDCGAENDIAARRCHQCDKVLVDPDDMLKAALKLKDARVLRCGGMTLTQGRDEKGEWLKATYYDEDGLDVSERFRLHTPAQRKAFEQLFMRPHQRAPGVPLGWQTAADVVALQPLLRHPDFVVARAKGHFWQVREKVFDYQGRYRRANELR from the coding sequence ATGTCCTTCACCCTGCGCCCCTATCAACAAGAGGCGGTTAATGCGACCATCGCGCACTTCCGCCAGCATGCTTCGCCCGCCGTCATTGTGCTGCCTACCGGTGCGGGCAAAAGCCTGGTCATCGCCGAGCTGGCCCGACTGGCGCGTGGACGGGTGCTGGTGCTGGCACATGTCAAAGAACTGGTGGAGCAGAACCACAGCAAATATCAGGCATACGGCCTGGAGGCTGACATCTTCGCCGCCGGTCTGCAACGCAAACAAAGTGAACGCAAAGTGGTGTTTGGCAGCGTACAGTCGGTGGCGCGCAACCTTGACCGCTTCGATAGCGCCTTTTCACTGGTGATCGTCGATGAATGTCACCGCATCAGTGACCAGAGTGAAAGCCAGTATCAGCAACTCTTCAACCATCTGCGCCAACATAACCCACAACTCCGTCTGCTGGGGTTGACGGCCACGCCTTTCCGCCTCGGTAAGGGTTGGATCTATCAGTTTCATTATCACGGCATGGTGCGCGGCGATAACCATGCCTTGTTTCGCGACTGCATCTACGAATTACCGTTGCGTTATATGATCAAGCACGGTTTTCTGGTGCCACCTGAGCGGCTGGATATGCCGGTGGTGCAATATGATTTCAGTCGCCTGATTCCGCAAAACAATGGCCTGTTCAGCGAAGCCGATCTGAATCGCGAGCTGAAACAACAACAACGCGTCACGCCGCATATCATTCAGCAGATCGTGGAATTTGCCGAGGATCGACGCGGGGTGATGATTTTTGCCGCCACCGTCGAACATGCGCGGGAAGTGCTGACGTTATTGCCAGAGGATAGCGCGCTGGTTTCGGCAGAAACCGCCGTGAAAGAGCGCGATCGGCTGATTAACGCCTTTAAAGCACAGCAACTGAAATATCTGGTCAATGTTGCGGTGCTGACCACCGGATTTGATGCCCCCCATGTCGATCTGATCGCCATCCTGCGTCCGACCGAATCAGTCAGCCTGTATCAACAGATTGTCGGGCGCGGCCTGCGGCTTGCCCCCGGCAAAACCGATTGCCTGATCCTCGATTACGCTGGCAACCCGCATGATCTTTTTACGCCAGAAGTCGGTGCGCCTAAAGGTGCCAGTGACAACCAACCCGTGCAGGTGTTTTGTCCGGCCTGCGGCTTCGCCAACACCTTCTGGGGCAAAGCCACCGCCGATGGCCATGTGATTGAGCATTTTGGTCGCCGCTGCCAGGGAGTACTGGAAGATGACGACGGCGCACGCGAACAATGTGATTACCGTTTCCGCTTTAAAAGCTGCCCGGATTGTGGTGCGGAAAACGATATAGCTGCGCGCCGCTGTCACCAGTGTGACAAGGTGCTGGTCGATCCCGACGATATGTTGAAAGCGGCGCTGAAGCTGAAAGATGCCCGGGTATTACGCTGTGGCGGTATGACGCTGACGCAAGGACGAGACGAGAAAGGTGAATGGTTAAAGGCCACCTACTACGATGAAGATGGGCTGGATGTAAGTGAGCGCTTCCGTCTGCATACGCCCGCACAGCGCAAAGCCTTTGAGCAACTGTTTATGCGCCCGCATCAGCGCGCGCCTGGCGTACCGCTGGGATGGCAGACCGCCGCTGATGTGGTGGCGTTGCAGCCGTTATTGCGCCACCCTGATTTTGTCGTCGCGCGCGCGAAAGGCCATTTCTGGCAGGTTCGCGAAAAGGTGTTTGATTATCAGGGGCGTTATCGCCGCGCCAATGAGCTGCGATAA
- the rsuA gene encoding 16S rRNA pseudouridine(516) synthase RsuA → MRLDKFISQQLEISRAIAAREIRAKKITINGEVVRDTAYKVLPDDEVEYDGNPLVQQHGPRYFMLNKPQGYVCSTDDPDHPTILFFIEEPMVGKLHAAGRLDIDTTGLVLLTDDGQWSHRITSPRHHCEKTYRVGVELPIDPALVEKFATGVQLHNEKDLTKPATLEIVGPQEALLTISEGRYHQVKRMFAAVGNHVVTLHRELIGEIVLDAELAEGEYRELTEEEVASIGLPDELKQQK, encoded by the coding sequence ATGCGACTCGACAAATTCATATCTCAGCAACTGGAAATCAGCCGTGCCATTGCCGCGCGTGAAATCCGCGCGAAAAAAATCACCATCAATGGCGAAGTGGTACGCGACACCGCCTATAAAGTGTTGCCGGATGACGAAGTCGAATACGACGGCAATCCACTGGTGCAGCAGCACGGCCCGCGTTATTTCATGTTAAACAAGCCACAGGGTTATGTTTGTTCCACCGATGATCCGGATCACCCGACCATTCTGTTCTTTATTGAAGAGCCAATGGTTGGGAAGCTGCATGCGGCAGGGCGTCTGGATATCGATACCACCGGTCTGGTGCTGCTGACGGATGACGGTCAGTGGTCGCATCGTATTACGTCACCGCGTCATCACTGCGAAAAAACCTATCGTGTTGGCGTGGAGTTGCCGATAGATCCGGCTCTGGTAGAAAAGTTTGCCACCGGCGTGCAACTGCACAATGAAAAAGATCTGACTAAACCGGCTACGCTGGAAATTGTTGGCCCGCAGGAAGCGTTGCTGACCATCAGCGAAGGGCGTTATCACCAGGTAAAACGCATGTTTGCCGCGGTAGGTAACCATGTGGTGACGCTGCACCGTGAACTCATTGGCGAAATCGTGCTTGATGCGGAGCTTGCGGAAGGTGAGTACCGGGAATTGACTGAAGAAGAAGTTGCCAGCATTGGCTTACCTGACGAATTAAAACAGCAAAAATAG
- the yejM gene encoding LPS biosynthesis-modulating metalloenzyme YejM, which translates to MVTNRQRYREKVSQMISWGHWFALFNIIFALILGSRYLLVSDWPASLAGRIYAYSSWIGHFSFLVFAGYLLIIFPLTFVVMSQRLLRFLSAIIATAGLTLIMVDSAVFNRFHLHLNPVVWELVINPDQSEMARDWQLMFIGVPIIFLVEMLFATWSWQKLRSLNRRSFGKPLAALFISAFFASHLLYIWADANFYRPITMQRANLPLSYPMTARRFLERHGLLDAQEYQRRLVQQGDPEALSVQYPLSDITFRDGGTRHNLLVLTVNGLNNATVEKALPSLTQFASDNVRFTQHFSAGNQAEKGLFGLFYGISSSYMDGVLAARMPSALLSALNSQGYQFGLFSSDGFNQPLYRQALLADYSLPTMESQTNSATVTQWQNWLNGQKDNNAPWFSWIALNGITVNGDSVKARQRSYLRQAAGVDSQIAVVLQTLQERDLLKNTVVVITAQHAIALDGDDDNPGNRATLQVPLVVHWPNTPAQTIDRLTDQQDVMATLMQRLLHVRTNPVNYSQGEDLFAAQRNHNWVASSEDGRLVVTTPETTLVLNNNGSYYAYDAQGKVLRDHKPELALLLQVLTEQKRFIAN; encoded by the coding sequence ATGGTAACCAACCGGCAGCGCTACCGTGAAAAAGTCTCCCAGATGATCAGCTGGGGGCATTGGTTTGCCCTGTTTAATATTATCTTCGCGTTAATTTTAGGCAGCCGCTACCTGTTGGTTTCCGACTGGCCTGCCTCGCTGGCTGGTCGTATCTATGCCTACAGCAGCTGGATTGGCCACTTTAGCTTCCTGGTGTTTGCTGGCTATCTGCTGATAATTTTCCCCCTCACCTTCGTGGTGATGTCGCAACGGCTGCTGAGATTCCTGTCGGCCATTATCGCGACGGCGGGCCTGACGCTGATTATGGTCGACAGCGCGGTGTTCAATCGCTTCCATCTCCACCTCAATCCGGTGGTGTGGGAACTGGTGATTAACCCCGACCAGAGTGAGATGGCGCGTGACTGGCAGCTGATGTTTATCGGTGTGCCGATCATATTCCTGGTGGAGATGCTGTTCGCCACCTGGAGCTGGCAGAAACTGCGCAGCCTCAATCGACGCTCATTCGGCAAGCCGCTGGCGGCGTTGTTTATCTCAGCGTTCTTCGCCAGCCATCTACTGTATATCTGGGCCGATGCCAATTTCTATCGCCCCATCACCATGCAGCGCGCGAACCTGCCACTTTCTTATCCAATGACCGCAAGACGTTTCCTTGAACGCCACGGCCTGTTGGATGCACAGGAATATCAGCGTCGTCTGGTGCAACAAGGTGATCCCGAAGCCCTCTCGGTTCAATATCCGCTGAGCGACATTACTTTCCGCGATGGCGGTACACGGCATAACTTGTTGGTGCTGACGGTAAACGGCCTTAACAACGCTACGGTAGAGAAAGCCCTGCCGTCGCTCACTCAGTTTGCCAGCGACAATGTGCGTTTCACGCAGCACTTCAGCGCGGGCAACCAGGCTGAAAAAGGCCTGTTTGGCCTGTTCTACGGCATCTCATCCAGCTATATGGATGGCGTGTTGGCGGCGCGTATGCCTTCCGCGTTACTCAGCGCCCTGAATAGCCAGGGTTATCAGTTCGGTCTGTTCTCGTCCGATGGCTTTAATCAGCCGTTGTATCGCCAGGCATTGCTGGCCGATTACTCGCTGCCAACGATGGAGAGTCAGACCAATAGCGCTACGGTTACCCAATGGCAAAACTGGCTGAATGGGCAGAAAGACAATAATGCCCCGTGGTTCTCCTGGATCGCGTTGAACGGCATTACCGTGAATGGCGACAGTGTTAAAGCGCGCCAGCGCAGCTATCTGCGTCAGGCTGCTGGCGTTGACAGCCAAATCGCCGTTGTGCTGCAAACTTTGCAGGAGCGCGATTTGTTGAAAAATACCGTTGTGGTGATTACCGCCCAGCATGCGATTGCGCTGGATGGTGATGATGACAATCCAGGTAACCGTGCGACGCTTCAGGTACCGCTGGTGGTGCACTGGCCTAATACGCCTGCACAAACTATCGATCGCCTGACCGATCAGCAGGATGTGATGGCAACATTGATGCAGCGTCTGTTGCATGTGCGTACCAATCCGGTGAACTACTCTCAGGGTGAAGATCTTTTTGCCGCGCAACGCAACCATAATTGGGTGGCGAGCAGTGAAGATGGCAGACTGGTAGTCACTACCCCTGAAACAACCCTGGTGCTGAACAACAACGGCAGCTATTACGCTTATGATGCGCAGGGAAAAGTCCTCAGGGACCATAAACCTGAACTGGCATTGCTGTTGCAGGTGCTGACG
- a CDS encoding Bcr/CflA family multidrug efflux MFS transporter yields MPKEKNSPVGLVVILGLLAMLMPLSIDMYLPAMPQIARQFAVSSGSVQMTLNLYIFGFAIGQLVYGPLADSYGRKPVIALGTLIFACAAAACALSQTIDQLIFMRFLHGLSAAAASVVINALMRDSYSKEDFSRMMSFVMLITTIAPLMAPIIGGWLLLLWSWHAIFWTLSIAAIVTTVLVVTQIRETLKPEQRQRFHLRTTLGNFVALFRHKRAFSYMLASGFSFAGLFAFLNAGPFVYIEVNHVSPQNFGYYFGLNVVFLFVMTLINSRAVRRFGPLAMFRIGLVIQFCMGIWLLVVSALNLGFLPLVLGVAMFIGCVSTVSSNAMAVVLDEFPHMAGTASSLAGTLRFGVGALVGALLSMINVSSAWPMVATIALCATVSIALFSYASRPRHASA; encoded by the coding sequence GTGCCAAAGGAAAAGAATTCACCGGTCGGGTTAGTGGTTATTCTCGGATTGCTGGCGATGCTGATGCCGCTCTCCATCGACATGTATCTGCCCGCTATGCCGCAAATTGCCCGCCAGTTTGCTGTTTCGTCTGGCAGCGTACAGATGACGTTAAACCTGTATATCTTCGGCTTTGCGATTGGTCAGTTGGTGTATGGGCCACTGGCCGACAGCTATGGCCGTAAACCGGTGATTGCCCTTGGCACCTTGATTTTTGCCTGTGCGGCGGCGGCATGTGCGTTGTCGCAAACCATTGATCAACTGATCTTCATGCGTTTTCTGCACGGCCTGTCAGCTGCGGCGGCCAGTGTGGTGATCAACGCCCTGATGCGTGACAGCTACTCGAAAGAGGATTTCTCGCGCATGATGTCGTTCGTGATGCTAATCACCACCATTGCACCCTTGATGGCACCAATTATCGGCGGCTGGTTGTTGCTGTTATGGAGCTGGCACGCCATCTTCTGGACACTGTCGATTGCCGCTATTGTCACCACGGTGCTGGTGGTCACGCAAATCCGCGAGACGCTAAAACCGGAGCAGCGCCAGCGTTTTCACCTGCGTACCACACTGGGGAATTTTGTCGCATTGTTCCGCCATAAACGCGCTTTCAGCTATATGCTGGCGAGCGGATTCTCCTTTGCCGGATTGTTTGCTTTCCTCAATGCCGGTCCCTTTGTTTACATCGAGGTGAACCACGTCTCGCCGCAGAATTTTGGTTACTACTTTGGCCTCAACGTGGTGTTCCTGTTTGTGATGACGTTAATCAACAGCCGTGCCGTGCGCCGCTTTGGGCCACTGGCGATGTTCCGCATTGGTCTGGTAATCCAGTTCTGCATGGGAATTTGGCTGCTGGTGGTGAGCGCGCTTAACCTAGGTTTTCTGCCGCTGGTACTGGGAGTAGCGATGTTTATCGGCTGCGTCTCAACGGTATCTTCCAACGCGATGGCGGTGGTGCTGGATGAGTTTCCACATATGGCTGGCACGGCATCCTCGTTGGCGGGCACCTTACGTTTCGGTGTCGGTGCGCTGGTTGGGGCATTGTTGTCAATGATCAATGTCAGTAGCGCCTGGCCGATGGTGGCGACTATCGCGCTGTGCGCCACCGTTTCAATTGCGTTGTTCAGTTACGCTTCACGACCCCGCCACGCCAGCGCCTGA
- the yejK gene encoding nucleoid-associated protein YejK: MSLDIDQIALHQLVKRDENQLELVLRDTLLPATKAVEEMAEELHRVYSAKNKAYGLFDEESELAAALRNCRKGEDDFLAFSRAATGRLRDELSKYTFAEGGIVLFIHYRYLAVEYLLVAVLNSQSSMRVNEQLDISSTHYLDINHADIVARIDLTEWETNPESTRYLTFLRGRVGRKVADFFMDFLGASVGLDTKAQNRGLLQAVDDYCAESNLDKNERQNYRQQVYSYCNDQLQAGEEIALEDLSSELPPLGEKTFQAFTQEQGYELEEHFPADRSTLRQLTKFAGSGGGLTLNFDAMLLGERIFWDPATDTLTIKGTPPNLRDQLQRRTGGN, encoded by the coding sequence ATGAGTCTGGATATCGACCAGATCGCCCTGCATCAGTTAGTCAAACGTGATGAAAACCAGCTGGAGCTGGTGCTGCGCGATACCCTGCTGCCTGCCACCAAAGCGGTGGAAGAGATGGCAGAAGAGTTACACCGGGTTTATAGCGCGAAAAACAAAGCCTATGGGTTATTCGATGAAGAGAGCGAACTGGCCGCTGCGCTGCGTAACTGCCGCAAAGGAGAAGATGACTTTCTGGCCTTCAGTCGGGCGGCGACCGGTCGTCTGCGCGATGAACTGAGCAAATATACGTTTGCTGAAGGCGGTATCGTTCTGTTTATCCATTATCGTTATCTGGCGGTGGAATATTTGCTGGTGGCGGTGCTTAACAGCCAGTCCAGCATGCGTGTTAACGAGCAACTGGACATCAGCAGCACCCATTATCTTGATATCAATCATGCGGATATTGTGGCGCGCATTGATCTCACCGAATGGGAAACCAACCCGGAGTCCACCCGTTATTTGACGTTTTTACGCGGGCGGGTAGGGCGTAAAGTCGCTGACTTCTTTATGGATTTTCTCGGTGCCAGCGTGGGCCTCGATACCAAAGCGCAGAACCGTGGCTTGTTGCAGGCGGTTGATGATTATTGCGCGGAATCGAATCTGGATAAAAACGAGCGCCAGAATTATCGTCAGCAGGTCTACAGCTACTGCAACGATCAGCTCCAGGCCGGTGAGGAGATTGCGCTGGAAGATCTATCCAGCGAACTGCCGCCACTGGGCGAGAAGACGTTCCAGGCATTTACCCAGGAACAGGGCTACGAACTGGAAGAGCATTTTCCGGCTGACCGTAGCACGTTGCGTCAGCTGACTAAGTTTGCTGGCAGCGGCGGTGGCTTAACCCTGAATTTCGATGCCATGCTGCTGGGCGAACGTATTTTCTGGGATCCGGCGACCGATACGCTGACGATTAAAGGGACACCGCCGAATCTGCGCGATCAGTTACAACGTCGCACTGGCGGCAACTGA
- a CDS encoding YejL family protein, translating to MPQSSRYSDERVEKLLAQLAQVLEKDKAPTDLSLMVLGNMVTNLINTSVSPAQRRSLARSFADALQASVRDDNAH from the coding sequence ATGCCACAATCATCCCGTTACAGTGACGAACGCGTGGAGAAACTCCTCGCGCAACTGGCGCAGGTTCTTGAAAAAGACAAAGCGCCAACCGACCTTTCCCTGATGGTGCTGGGAAATATGGTAACCAATTTGATCAACACCAGTGTATCTCCGGCGCAGCGCCGTAGCCTGGCGCGATCTTTTGCCGATGCATTGCAGGCGTCGGTTCGCGATGACAACGCCCATTAA